A genomic window from Diospyros lotus cultivar Yz01 chromosome 2, ASM1463336v1, whole genome shotgun sequence includes:
- the LOC127794385 gene encoding coatomer subunit zeta-1 → MESCPKVRNILLLDSEGKRIAVKYYSDDWPTNGAKETFEKTVFTKTQKTNARTEAEIAMFENNIVVYKFAQDLHFFVTGGEEENELILATVLQGFFDAVGLLLRGNVDKKEALDNLDLILLCLDEIIDGGIILETDANVIAGKVASNSIDSGAPLSEQTISQALATAREHLTRSLLK, encoded by the exons ATG GAGTCATGCCCAAAAGTGAGAAACATTCTTCTTCTGGATTCAGAAGGAAAACGCATAGCCGTCAAGTATTATTCAGATGACTGGCCAACAAATGGTGCAAAGGAAACTTTTGAGAAAACCGTCTTTACAAAGACACAGAAGACAAATGCTCGAACagaag CGGAGATAGCAATGTTTGAGAATAATATTGTTGTTTATAAGTTCGCTCAAGACCTTCACTTCTTTGTAACCGGgggtgaagaagaaaatgagctTATCTTGGCCACTGTTCTTCAGGGTTTTTTTGATGCAGTTGGTCTTCTCTTGAG GGGCAATGTGGACAAGAAGGAGGCTCTTGATAACTTAGATCTTATTCTTCTGTGTCTTGACGAAATTATTGATGGAGG AATTATTCTTGAAACTGATGCAAATGTAATTGCGGGGAAGGTTGCAAGCAATAGCATTGATTCTGGTGCACCCCTATCTGAGCAG ACTATAAGTCAAGCACTGGCCACGGCGCGGGAACATCTTACAAGATCCTTGCTCAAATGA
- the LOC127794384 gene encoding pterin-4-alpha-carbinolamine dehydratase 2, mitochondrial isoform X1, with product MSRWLQLQARLLPRVSLVSFPQTGPHGRSSTYVTEILRDHVEVPSNKNTPNGFRTFCSGKDLTVKKCVPCNMEDLRPMTEQAAKQLIRKVPEWDLVNEGGKLRLSRSWKVKTFLKGLDFFQAIGNLAEAEGHHPDFHLVRWNNVKIEIWTHSVGGLTENDFILAAKIDQLDLHDLLSRKASH from the exons ATGAGTCGGTGGCTTCAACTTCAAGCGCGCCTTCTTCCTCGG GTTTCGTTGGTGTCATTTCCCCAAACCGGACCTCATGGACG CTCAAGTACTTATGTAACTGAGATACTACGGGACCATGTGGAAGTGCCATCAAATAAGAATACCCCTAATGGGTTTAGAACATTTTGTAGTGGCAAAG ATCTAACAGTGAAGAAATGTGTGCCATGCAACATGGAGGATTTGAGGCCCATGACTGAACAAGCAGCCAAGCAACTGATCAGAAAG GTTCCTGAATGGGACTTGGTAAATGAAGGTGGTAAACTGAGGCTGAGTAGGTCATGGAAAGTCAAGACTTTCTTGAAAGGTTTGGATTTCTTTCAGGCTATTGGTAATCTTGCGGAAGCAGAAG GTCATCATCCAGATTTTCATCTTGTTCGGTGGAATAATGTGAAGATTGAGATATGGACCCATTCTGTTG GTGGACTTACTGAGAATGATTTCATACTTGCTGCTAAGATTGATCAGCTTGACCTGCACGACCTTCTGAGCAGGAAGGCTTCTCATTGA
- the LOC127794384 gene encoding pterin-4-alpha-carbinolamine dehydratase 2, mitochondrial isoform X2 has product MDDLTVKKCVPCNMEDLRPMTEQAAKQLIRKVPEWDLVNEGGKLRLSRSWKVKTFLKGLDFFQAIGNLAEAEGHHPDFHLVRWNNVKIEIWTHSVGGLTENDFILAAKIDQLDLHDLLSRKASH; this is encoded by the exons ATGGACG ATCTAACAGTGAAGAAATGTGTGCCATGCAACATGGAGGATTTGAGGCCCATGACTGAACAAGCAGCCAAGCAACTGATCAGAAAG GTTCCTGAATGGGACTTGGTAAATGAAGGTGGTAAACTGAGGCTGAGTAGGTCATGGAAAGTCAAGACTTTCTTGAAAGGTTTGGATTTCTTTCAGGCTATTGGTAATCTTGCGGAAGCAGAAG GTCATCATCCAGATTTTCATCTTGTTCGGTGGAATAATGTGAAGATTGAGATATGGACCCATTCTGTTG GTGGACTTACTGAGAATGATTTCATACTTGCTGCTAAGATTGATCAGCTTGACCTGCACGACCTTCTGAGCAGGAAGGCTTCTCATTGA